The following proteins come from a genomic window of Paucimonas lemoignei:
- a CDS encoding putative iron uptake protein: MDTSQIKKPARKSKSAQVSLAYRLAVTSRTLAALLGGYLLAALTSVCLTQWLPMSRADAVVTGMLLSFLAYLGAVIWCFACRTAWRAWFGILLPAAVLAAVFGLGRWLS, translated from the coding sequence ATGGACACTTCACAGATCAAGAAACCGGCGCGCAAATCCAAAAGCGCCCAAGTGTCGCTCGCCTATCGTCTGGCGGTCACCTCGCGGACTCTGGCTGCGCTGTTAGGCGGTTACCTGCTCGCAGCGCTGACCAGCGTGTGCCTGACCCAGTGGTTGCCGATGTCCCGGGCTGATGCCGTGGTGACCGGCATGCTGCTGTCATTCCTGGCGTACCTGGGCGCGGTGATCTGGTGCTTTGCGTGCCGCACGGCCTGGCGGGCATGGTTTGGCATTCTGTTACCCGCTGCAGTGCTGGCGGCTGTGTTTGGTCTTGGGCGGTGGTTGTCATGA
- the fecI_7 gene encoding ECF subfamily RNA polymerase sigma-70 factor yields the protein MSIAPAPESDQPDRPSRAANDSAKGGRAYFLEVFLSQRPQMEALVRRRVGCRATAADLVQDLFVRFWRRPLVQVDELSTYLLRCAGNIAVDHLRSEGARHRVSEGLMSDGLEHEVDEPQAALEAGNDLRHVEAALRELPERTRQIFLLNRIHGRKYGEIAKVMGLSQSAVEKHMMRALQACKASLEQSPSRVRATRLKPREPRR from the coding sequence ATGAGCATCGCACCGGCCCCTGAATCCGATCAGCCTGATCGCCCGTCGCGCGCGGCCAATGATTCGGCCAAAGGCGGGCGCGCATACTTTCTCGAAGTGTTCCTGTCCCAGCGTCCGCAGATGGAAGCGTTGGTCCGGCGTCGTGTGGGCTGCCGGGCAACGGCGGCCGATCTGGTTCAGGACCTGTTCGTTCGTTTCTGGCGCAGGCCCTTGGTGCAGGTGGACGAACTCAGTACTTACCTGTTGCGCTGCGCCGGCAATATCGCGGTCGATCACTTGCGCAGCGAAGGCGCGCGCCACCGGGTCAGCGAAGGTTTGATGAGCGACGGCCTCGAACATGAGGTGGATGAACCTCAGGCCGCGCTCGAGGCCGGCAACGACCTGCGCCATGTGGAGGCAGCCCTGCGCGAGCTGCCCGAGCGCACCCGGCAGATTTTCCTGCTCAACCGTATTCACGGCCGCAAGTACGGGGAAATCGCCAAGGTCATGGGGCTTTCGCAAAGTGCCGTGGAAAAACATATGATGCGCGCCTTGCAAGCCTGCAAGGCGAGTCTGGAACAGTCTCCGTCACGGGTTCGCGCCACTCGCTTGAAGCCCCGGGAGCCGCGTCGATGA
- the fhuA_7 gene encoding TonB-dependent siderophore receptor yields the protein MNPSTISAALGSFLLAAISAAHATEAAFNFAIPAEPLPQALSEFSRVTGMGVIYTQETPYAINAPAITGQFSAEQALARLLASSGLTYRRATEHTFTLETAATEGAINLGATQIQSSTAMRNSYQPTERSSVLRSSAPVLETPQAVAIVPAQVLADHAPRNLDDALSNVSGITQGNTLGSTQDTIVKRGFGENRDGSIMRDGMPIVQGRSLNATAERVEVLKGPSTLLYGIQDPGGVINVVSKRPELQRYNALTATGSSYGSGRNGSGGTFDSTGALGESGLAYRMIVDHVDEDYWRNYGVHRESLVAPSLAWYGEDTQLTAAYEHREFLSPFDRGTAIDPLTNHPLSIPATRRLDEPFNSMEGRSDLYRFEADHAFDDNWKGHLGYSYNRETYDASQVRVTAVNPVNGTLTRSMDGTLGALSTDRFTTLTLNGDVQAAGLRHELLMGVDDEYRRISRADLIRQRSLTTFSYLNPVYGQEVQGTSSSDPDSAQSDTLRTHSVFLQDSIHLNEQWILVAGGRYQMYDQMAGRGRPFTVNTDTTGHKWIPRAGLVYRFDQQMSFYGSYTESFKPNSSIAPLSGGLVLDSGTLPEEGKAWELGAKWDVPGSWSGNLAVFDIKKRNVLVANFDAASANTVYSSAGEVRSRGLELDVSGELNERWSLIGAYAFTDAQVTEDPLLKGNRLQNAARHSGSLSAVYDVGSVLGNDRLRLGAGAHYVGERAGNPTDDFNLPAYTVADAFASYDTRLDGQKVRVQINLKNIFDRTYYSSSVSRYFVSMGDSRQVVVSSTLEF from the coding sequence ATGAACCCCTCAACAATCAGCGCTGCGCTTGGCTCTTTTTTACTCGCTGCCATCAGCGCCGCGCACGCGACTGAGGCTGCCTTCAATTTCGCGATCCCGGCCGAGCCGCTGCCGCAAGCGTTGAGCGAGTTCAGCCGGGTCACCGGCATGGGGGTGATCTACACCCAGGAAACCCCTTACGCAATCAATGCTCCGGCCATCACCGGCCAGTTCAGCGCCGAGCAGGCACTGGCCCGTCTGTTGGCCAGTTCCGGGCTGACGTATCGTCGCGCCACCGAGCACACCTTTACGCTGGAGACTGCGGCAACCGAGGGCGCGATCAACCTGGGCGCCACGCAGATTCAATCCTCGACGGCGATGCGCAACAGCTACCAGCCCACTGAACGCTCTTCGGTTCTGCGCTCCTCGGCGCCCGTGCTGGAAACACCCCAGGCCGTCGCCATCGTGCCCGCGCAAGTGCTGGCCGATCATGCGCCGCGCAACCTTGACGACGCCCTGAGCAATGTCAGCGGGATCACCCAGGGCAACACACTGGGCAGCACCCAGGACACGATCGTCAAACGTGGCTTCGGCGAAAACCGTGACGGCTCGATCATGCGCGATGGCATGCCTATCGTGCAGGGCCGTAGCCTCAATGCCACCGCTGAGCGGGTCGAAGTGCTCAAGGGGCCGTCGACCCTGCTCTACGGCATCCAGGACCCTGGCGGGGTAATAAATGTGGTGAGCAAACGCCCGGAACTACAGCGCTATAACGCCCTGACTGCCACGGGCTCAAGCTATGGCTCGGGCAGGAACGGCAGCGGCGGCACCTTCGACAGTACCGGCGCGCTGGGGGAGTCGGGACTTGCGTATCGCATGATCGTCGATCACGTGGATGAAGATTACTGGCGCAATTACGGCGTGCATCGCGAGTCGCTGGTAGCGCCTTCGCTGGCCTGGTACGGGGAAGACACGCAACTGACGGCCGCCTATGAGCACCGTGAATTCCTCTCGCCCTTCGATCGCGGCACGGCGATCGACCCGCTCACGAATCATCCGCTGAGCATTCCCGCGACGCGTCGTCTGGACGAACCTTTCAACAGCATGGAGGGCCGCTCGGACCTTTACCGCTTCGAAGCCGATCATGCCTTCGATGACAACTGGAAAGGCCATCTGGGCTACAGCTACAACCGCGAAACCTACGACGCCAGTCAGGTGCGGGTCACCGCCGTCAATCCCGTGAATGGCACCTTGACCCGTTCCATGGACGGCACGTTGGGCGCGCTGAGCACCGACCGCTTCACGACGCTGACCCTCAACGGCGACGTGCAGGCGGCGGGTCTACGCCACGAGCTGCTAATGGGTGTCGACGACGAATACCGCAGGATTTCCCGCGCCGACCTGATCCGCCAGAGAAGTCTGACCACGTTCAGCTACCTGAATCCCGTGTACGGTCAGGAAGTGCAGGGCACGTCGTCCAGCGACCCGGACAGTGCGCAAAGTGACACGCTGCGCACCCACTCAGTGTTTTTGCAGGACTCCATTCACCTGAACGAGCAATGGATTCTGGTCGCGGGTGGGCGCTATCAGATGTACGACCAGATGGCGGGCAGGGGGCGTCCGTTCACCGTCAACACCGACACGACCGGCCATAAATGGATACCCCGCGCCGGGCTGGTATACCGCTTTGATCAGCAAATGTCGTTCTATGGCAGCTACACCGAATCCTTCAAACCCAATTCCAGCATTGCGCCCTTGAGCGGTGGCCTGGTGCTGGATTCCGGCACCTTGCCTGAAGAGGGGAAGGCCTGGGAGCTGGGAGCAAAATGGGACGTGCCGGGGAGCTGGAGCGGCAACCTGGCGGTGTTCGATATCAAGAAGCGCAACGTGCTGGTCGCCAACTTTGACGCCGCCAGCGCCAATACGGTTTACAGCTCGGCGGGTGAAGTGCGTTCGCGTGGTCTGGAGCTGGACGTCAGCGGTGAGTTGAACGAGCGCTGGAGCCTGATCGGTGCCTATGCCTTCACCGATGCCCAAGTGACTGAGGACCCTTTGCTCAAGGGCAATCGCCTGCAAAACGCCGCCCGCCACAGCGGCTCGCTGTCGGCGGTGTATGACGTGGGCAGTGTGTTGGGCAATGACAGGTTACGCCTGGGGGCAGGTGCGCATTACGTCGGTGAGCGGGCAGGTAACCCGACAGACGATTTCAACCTCCCGGCCTACACCGTGGCCGACGCCTTCGCCAGCTACGACACCCGCCTGGACGGGCAAAAAGTGCGGGTGCAGATCAACCTGAAAAACATCTTTGATCGCACCTACTACAGCTCCAGCGTCAGCCGGTATTTCGTTTCCATGGGCGATTCAAGGCAGGTGGTGGTGTCCAGTACGCTGGAGTTTTGA
- a CDS encoding iron uptake protein, which yields MLLATLLCYAGFTALCLSMSKHHGELFRSKLSVNRGRLLKVLGWALLCLSLSSALSAEGWGLALVQWFAALMASALLLVFLIPFRPRLALILAAAGLLLSPVAAFNQLLV from the coding sequence ATGCTACTGGCGACCCTGTTGTGCTACGCGGGTTTTACGGCCCTGTGCCTGTCCATGTCAAAACACCACGGCGAGTTGTTTCGCAGCAAACTCAGCGTCAATCGCGGGCGCTTGCTCAAGGTGCTGGGCTGGGCGCTGTTGTGCCTGTCGCTGTCCAGTGCGCTGAGCGCCGAAGGTTGGGGGCTGGCGCTGGTGCAGTGGTTTGCTGCCTTGATGGCCAGCGCCCTGTTGCTGGTGTTCCTGATTCCTTTTCGGCCACGGCTGGCGTTGATACTCGCGGCGGCGGGGCTGTTGTTAAGCCCGGTCGCAGCGTTCAATCAATTGCTGGTTTGA
- a CDS encoding membrane protein, translating to MKEGFRQAMAWLHTWIGLIFGWLLFAIFLTGTMSYFKAEINRWTHPEIPVRSVPAAASMERAQAYLQHNAAGASRWFISLPDDRDPALGVMWQAPGQEGRRGFMRKSLDPQTGAEIETRSSMGGEFFYRFHFQLQMPHPWGRWLATAAAMLMFIALITGIITHKKIFKEFFTFRPRKGQRSWLDGHNAIGVLALPFHLMITYSSLVIFMSMVMPASIIASYGGNVQAFYADIFPSTNGAKAAGSPASLTPLMPVLSAAQGQWPGGTVGRIVVNNPGDANATVAVFRSAADSVIHDNGVALIFNGVSGVLQTSPTPRSGPMLVSGAMYGLHIGEFAGPLLRWLYFIFGIAGTAMIGTGLVMWLAKRQVKHAKTGVLPLELRLVHVLNVAGMAGLMVAVAAFFWANRLLPVGLAERSDWEINAFFSVWGLTVLHALLRKGRQGWREQLALGAVLFAGLPVLDIVTGGGYLLASLQQGDWVLIGFDLTALVTGLFMAWGATKFRPVAPLLAATTDAQPIARKSRQPDIDNGQLEGEVN from the coding sequence ATGAAAGAGGGCTTCCGTCAGGCAATGGCCTGGCTGCACACCTGGATCGGGCTGATTTTCGGCTGGCTGCTGTTCGCGATATTCCTCACCGGGACGATGTCCTATTTCAAGGCCGAGATTAACCGCTGGACTCACCCGGAAATCCCCGTGCGTTCGGTTCCGGCAGCGGCGAGCATGGAGCGCGCCCAGGCTTATCTGCAGCACAACGCAGCAGGTGCGTCGCGCTGGTTCATCAGCCTGCCCGACGACCGTGACCCGGCGCTCGGCGTGATGTGGCAGGCGCCGGGGCAGGAAGGGCGGCGTGGTTTCATGCGCAAGAGTCTCGATCCGCAGACGGGTGCCGAAATCGAAACCCGCAGTAGCATGGGCGGCGAGTTTTTCTATCGCTTCCACTTCCAGCTGCAAATGCCTCACCCGTGGGGCCGCTGGTTGGCGACAGCTGCCGCGATGCTGATGTTCATCGCGCTGATCACCGGGATCATTACCCACAAGAAGATCTTCAAGGAGTTCTTCACCTTCCGCCCGCGCAAAGGCCAGCGCTCCTGGCTTGACGGGCATAACGCGATTGGCGTGCTGGCGTTGCCTTTTCACCTGATGATCACCTACAGCAGTCTGGTGATTTTCATGTCCATGGTCATGCCCGCCAGCATTATTGCGTCCTATGGCGGCAACGTTCAGGCGTTCTACGCCGATATATTCCCCAGCACCAATGGCGCCAAGGCCGCCGGAAGCCCTGCATCCCTGACACCTTTGATGCCGGTGCTGTCGGCGGCTCAGGGCCAATGGCCGGGTGGCACGGTCGGGCGCATCGTGGTCAACAACCCGGGTGATGCCAACGCCACCGTGGCCGTGTTTCGCAGCGCGGCTGACAGCGTCATTCACGACAACGGTGTGGCGCTCATTTTCAACGGTGTGAGCGGCGTGCTGCAGACGTCGCCCACCCCGCGTTCGGGGCCGATGCTGGTCTCCGGGGCCATGTACGGTCTGCATATCGGCGAGTTCGCCGGGCCGTTGCTGCGCTGGTTGTATTTCATCTTTGGCATCGCGGGCACCGCCATGATTGGCACTGGCTTGGTGATGTGGCTGGCCAAACGGCAGGTCAAACATGCGAAAACCGGGGTGTTGCCACTGGAGTTGCGTCTGGTGCATGTGCTCAACGTGGCGGGCATGGCCGGGCTGATGGTCGCAGTGGCGGCGTTCTTCTGGGCCAATCGTCTGTTGCCAGTGGGCTTGGCCGAACGTAGCGACTGGGAAATCAATGCGTTCTTCAGCGTCTGGGGGCTGACCGTGCTGCATGCCCTGCTGCGTAAGGGGCGTCAGGGCTGGCGCGAGCAACTGGCGCTGGGCGCGGTGTTGTTCGCCGGGTTGCCAGTGCTGGATATCGTGACCGGTGGGGGTTATCTGCTGGCGTCACTGCAACAAGGCGACTGGGTGCTGATCGGCTTTGACCTGACGGCGCTGGTGACGGGCTTGTTCATGGCCTGGGGCGCGACGAAGTTTCGCCCTGTTGCGCCACTGCTCGCGGCCACAACTGATGCACAACCGATAGCCAGAAAATCCAGGCAGCCCGACATCGATAATGGTCAGCTTGAAGGCGAGGTGAACTGA
- a CDS encoding putative transmembrane sensor protein, translating into MSTPPVSAAQQQAALDWLSLLHDAPSSRDQLHFSQWLQADPAHVEAYAQAQVLWELSEVPAARLADEDSVALAALLREMDAPPRMTRRPVRRWSAGLAMAACLLLAVAVGAGWRPGRWADDLGADYVSAPGQVRTLVLADQSQVTLDADSAIAVNFSHGERHVQLRRGAAFFQVTHTGEPFMVDAHGGQTQVLGTQFEVRVQEQGAQVTVLSGRVGVKSAQDGQQRILGAAQRVAYDQRSTGEPQTIDPQSQLAWRDGWLNYYRTPLADVIDDLSRYYPGRIVLLNPQLGEQRISGSFPSKDPQAVLAALKSVVGFEEYSVMGRVIFVR; encoded by the coding sequence ATGAGCACACCCCCCGTGTCTGCGGCGCAACAACAGGCCGCTCTGGATTGGCTGAGCCTTCTGCACGACGCCCCGAGCAGTCGTGATCAACTGCATTTCAGTCAATGGCTGCAAGCCGATCCCGCTCACGTCGAGGCTTACGCTCAGGCTCAGGTGCTCTGGGAGTTGAGCGAAGTGCCTGCTGCACGGCTCGCTGATGAAGACTCTGTGGCTCTGGCCGCCTTGCTGCGGGAGATGGATGCTCCGCCTCGAATGACGCGTCGCCCCGTTAGACGCTGGTCAGCAGGTCTGGCCATGGCGGCGTGTCTGTTGCTGGCGGTTGCCGTTGGCGCGGGCTGGCGACCGGGACGCTGGGCGGATGATCTGGGGGCTGACTATGTGTCGGCACCGGGTCAGGTGCGCACGCTGGTGCTGGCCGATCAATCGCAGGTCACCCTGGATGCCGACAGTGCAATTGCGGTGAACTTCAGCCATGGCGAGCGGCATGTGCAGTTGCGCCGTGGCGCGGCATTTTTTCAGGTGACCCACACCGGCGAGCCGTTCATGGTGGATGCTCACGGCGGTCAGACTCAGGTGTTGGGCACGCAGTTCGAAGTCCGTGTGCAAGAGCAGGGTGCGCAGGTCACGGTGTTGTCGGGGCGGGTCGGGGTCAAATCCGCGCAGGATGGGCAACAACGGATTCTCGGCGCCGCCCAGCGTGTGGCCTATGACCAGCGCAGCACCGGCGAACCACAGACTATCGACCCGCAAAGCCAGCTGGCCTGGCGCGATGGCTGGCTCAATTACTACCGCACGCCATTGGCTGACGTGATCGACGACCTGAGCCGCTATTACCCCGGCCGCATCGTGTTGCTTAACCCGCAACTGGGGGAACAACGTATCAGCGGCAGCTTCCCCAGCAAAGATCCGCAAGCGGTGCTGGCCGCTTTGAAATCCGTGGTGGGGTTTGAGGAGTACAGCGTGATGGGGCGAGTGATTTTTGTGCGGTGA